Proteins encoded by one window of Serratia nevei:
- a CDS encoding DUF4377 domain-containing protein — MKIKALLFVALAALAGCSQEGTSMNQPANEKGGQTEVLLVNSALVDCVGVGPMKCMQVRRSAQQPWELFYTGIEGFTFEPGYQYRLKVLVTPVENVPADASSLRYTLIEQMEKNKA; from the coding sequence TTGAAAATTAAAGCGTTGTTATTTGTTGCGTTGGCCGCGCTGGCCGGCTGCAGCCAGGAGGGAACCTCGATGAATCAGCCCGCGAACGAGAAAGGCGGCCAAACGGAGGTGTTGCTGGTGAACAGCGCGCTGGTGGACTGCGTGGGCGTCGGCCCGATGAAGTGCATGCAGGTGCGCCGTTCCGCGCAGCAGCCGTGGGAGTTGTTCTATACCGGTATCGAGGGTTTCACCTTCGAACCGGGCTATCAGTATCGGCTGAAAGTGCTTGTTACTCCGGTGGAGAACGTGCCGGCCGATGCTTCATCGCTGCGCTATACGCTGATTGAGCAGATGGAAAAGAACAAGGCGTAA
- the fabV gene encoding enoyl-ACP reductase FabV has protein sequence MIIKPKIRGFICTTAHPAGCEANVREQIAYVKSRGELKNGPKKVLVIGASTGYGLASRINAAFGSGAATIGVFFEKPGSEGKTGSAGWYNSAGFDKAAKEEGLYAKSINGDAFSNECRQTVIDLIKKDLGQVDLVVYSLASPVRKMPETGEVVRSALKPIGEPYKSVALDTNKDVLVEAVVEPANEQEIADTVKVMGGQDWQLWMDALDEAGVLADNAQSVAYSYIGTDLTWPIYWHGTLGKAKEDLDRAAHAINQKLQAKGGAAYVAVLKSVVTQASSAIPVMPLYISIVFKIMKEQGIHEGCIEQIQRLFATKLYSGAAPDTDEKHRLRLDDWELRDAVQETCREIWQQLNDNNINELTDYQGYKAEFLRLFGFGLQGVDYDADLSGEANFDVIELV, from the coding sequence ATGATTATCAAACCTAAAATTCGTGGTTTTATCTGCACCACCGCTCACCCGGCAGGCTGTGAAGCCAACGTCCGTGAGCAAATCGCCTACGTTAAGTCGCGCGGCGAACTGAAAAACGGGCCTAAAAAGGTGCTGGTCATTGGTGCATCCACCGGTTACGGTCTGGCCTCGCGCATCAATGCCGCTTTCGGCAGCGGTGCGGCCACCATCGGCGTATTTTTCGAGAAGCCTGGCAGCGAAGGCAAAACCGGTTCCGCCGGTTGGTACAACTCCGCCGGTTTCGACAAGGCAGCTAAAGAAGAAGGCCTGTACGCGAAAAGCATCAACGGCGATGCATTCTCCAACGAGTGCCGTCAGACCGTGATCGATCTGATTAAAAAAGACCTGGGTCAGGTTGACCTGGTGGTTTACTCGCTGGCTTCGCCGGTGCGTAAGATGCCGGAAACCGGCGAAGTGGTGCGTTCCGCACTGAAGCCGATCGGCGAGCCGTACAAATCCGTCGCGCTGGACACCAACAAAGACGTGCTGGTTGAAGCCGTGGTCGAGCCGGCCAACGAGCAAGAAATCGCCGACACCGTGAAGGTGATGGGCGGCCAGGACTGGCAGCTGTGGATGGACGCGCTGGACGAAGCGGGCGTGCTGGCGGATAACGCGCAGTCTGTCGCTTACTCCTACATCGGTACCGATCTGACCTGGCCAATCTACTGGCACGGTACGCTGGGCAAGGCGAAAGAAGATCTGGATCGCGCGGCGCACGCCATCAACCAGAAGCTGCAGGCCAAAGGCGGCGCGGCTTACGTTGCGGTGCTCAAGTCGGTAGTGACTCAGGCTTCCTCCGCCATTCCGGTAATGCCGCTGTATATCTCCATCGTGTTCAAGATCATGAAGGAGCAGGGCATTCACGAAGGCTGCATCGAGCAGATCCAGCGTCTGTTCGCCACCAAGCTGTACAGCGGTGCGGCGCCGGACACCGACGAGAAACACCGTCTGCGTCTGGATGACTGGGAGCTGCGCGACGCCGTGCAGGAAACCTGCCGTGAAATCTGGCAGCAGCTGAACGACAACAACATCAACGAACTGACCGATTACCAGGGCTACAAGGCGGAATTCCTGCGCCTGTTCGGCTTTGGTCTGCAGGGCGTTGACTACGACGCCGATCTGAGCGGCGAAGCCAACTTCGATGTGATCGAACTGGTCTAA
- the dcuR gene encoding two-component system response regulator DcuR, translating into MINVLIVDDDPMVAELNKYYLSQVSGFHCQATVATLNQARALLADADVSIDLVLLDIYMQQENGLDLLPGLRELGEKTDVIIISSASDVNTVQKALHYGVVDYLIKPFQFSRFKEALSHYRQQSQILAQREFSQADVDSLLRRQPGGQESKKLPKGLTSITLSTVCEWIEQQHDSEFSTDNLANAIGISRVSCRKYLIYLAESGILGTRILYGATGRPVYLYQLKPDAIAMLKEHCRPA; encoded by the coding sequence ATGATTAACGTACTGATTGTCGACGACGACCCGATGGTGGCGGAGCTGAACAAATACTACCTGAGCCAGGTCAGCGGTTTTCACTGCCAGGCGACGGTCGCCACCCTGAACCAGGCGCGCGCCCTGCTGGCCGATGCCGACGTCAGCATCGATCTGGTGCTGCTGGATATCTACATGCAGCAGGAGAACGGGCTGGATCTGCTGCCCGGCCTGCGCGAACTGGGTGAGAAGACCGATGTGATCATCATCTCCTCCGCCAGCGACGTGAACACGGTGCAAAAGGCGCTGCACTACGGCGTGGTGGATTATCTGATCAAACCGTTCCAGTTCAGCCGCTTCAAGGAGGCGCTGAGCCACTACCGGCAGCAGTCGCAGATTCTGGCGCAGCGCGAGTTTTCGCAGGCCGACGTCGACAGCCTGCTGCGCCGCCAGCCCGGCGGCCAGGAGAGCAAGAAGCTGCCGAAGGGGCTGACCAGCATTACCCTGAGCACGGTGTGCGAGTGGATCGAACAGCAGCATGACAGCGAATTCTCCACCGACAACCTGGCCAACGCCATCGGCATTTCGCGGGTGTCCTGCCGCAAGTACCTCATCTATCTGGCGGAGAGCGGCATTCTCGGCACCCGTATTCTGTACGGCGCCACCGGCCGCCCGGTCTATCTGTATCAGCTGAAACCGGACGCGATCGCCATGCTGAAAGAGCATTGCCGCCCGGCCTAA
- a CDS encoding sensor histidine kinase — MPKQRVPLKLSSSITLMVSAIIASVLLVVFALFFVQMSREGQDQLQQKAIAVANTLALSSTVVDGLQRRDQSGAIQRFAEQVRHQNELLFVVVVDMQGIRYSHPKPWLIGQHFIGDDLAPALQGNVNSAINRGTLAPALRVFVPVYDAQKQQIGVVALGIALDTVQRVVAESRWIIYWTIAFAALVGSLGTFFLVSALKRIMLGFEPYEISNLFEQRNAMLQSIKEGVIAVDNESRITIVNDEAKRLLRQSGPVENLLLEAASKHWPAQLHLAEVLASGKPLRDRQISFNGSELLTNTVPVIVNGQVTGAIATFRDKTEVSRLLQRLSGMAHYADALRVQSHEFMNKLHVILGMLHMKAYQQLENYIINTASNYQEEIGALLRKIHSPEVAGFFIGKISRAHEAGVELTIEETSLLPETDDAETTHVLISVLGNLIENAIDAIDGVEGHEIGLSFHHHDDQLHCIVSDDGPGIDPVIGARIFEHGFSTKGTGRGIGLALIRSHLEKLGGSIDFESEPGELTQFFVHLPYQAKSRAHD, encoded by the coding sequence ATGCCAAAACAACGGGTGCCGCTCAAGCTGAGCTCCTCCATCACGCTGATGGTGTCCGCCATCATCGCTTCGGTGCTGCTGGTGGTATTCGCGCTGTTTTTCGTGCAGATGAGCCGCGAGGGGCAAGATCAGCTGCAGCAGAAAGCCATCGCCGTCGCCAATACGCTGGCGCTCTCCAGCACGGTGGTTGACGGCCTGCAGCGGCGCGACCAAAGCGGCGCCATTCAGCGCTTCGCCGAGCAGGTGCGCCATCAAAACGAGCTGCTGTTCGTGGTGGTGGTGGATATGCAGGGTATCCGCTATTCGCACCCCAAACCCTGGCTGATCGGCCAGCATTTTATCGGCGACGATCTGGCGCCCGCGCTGCAAGGCAACGTCAACAGCGCCATCAACCGCGGCACGCTGGCCCCGGCGCTGCGGGTGTTCGTGCCGGTGTATGACGCGCAGAAACAGCAAATCGGCGTAGTGGCGCTCGGCATCGCGCTGGATACCGTGCAGCGGGTGGTGGCGGAAAGCCGCTGGATCATCTATTGGACCATCGCCTTCGCCGCGCTGGTCGGCAGCCTAGGCACCTTCTTCCTGGTCTCCGCACTCAAGCGCATCATGCTGGGTTTCGAGCCTTACGAAATCTCCAACCTGTTCGAACAGCGCAACGCCATGCTGCAATCGATTAAAGAAGGCGTGATCGCGGTCGATAATGAATCCCGCATCACCATCGTCAACGACGAGGCCAAGCGCCTGCTGCGCCAAAGCGGCCCGGTGGAAAACCTGCTGCTGGAAGCCGCCAGCAAGCATTGGCCGGCGCAGCTGCATCTGGCGGAGGTGCTGGCCAGCGGCAAACCGCTGCGCGATCGGCAGATCAGCTTCAACGGCAGCGAACTGCTGACCAATACCGTCCCGGTGATCGTCAACGGCCAGGTGACCGGCGCCATCGCCACCTTCCGCGACAAGACCGAGGTCAGCCGCCTGCTGCAGCGCCTGAGCGGCATGGCGCACTACGCCGATGCGCTGCGGGTGCAGTCGCACGAATTTATGAACAAGCTGCACGTGATACTCGGCATGCTGCACATGAAGGCCTACCAGCAGTTGGAAAACTACATCATCAATACCGCCAGCAACTATCAGGAAGAGATCGGCGCGCTGCTGCGCAAGATTCACTCGCCGGAAGTGGCGGGCTTCTTCATCGGCAAGATCAGCCGCGCCCACGAAGCCGGCGTTGAGCTGACCATCGAGGAAACCAGCCTGCTGCCGGAAACCGACGACGCGGAAACCACCCATGTGCTGATCAGCGTGCTCGGCAACCTGATCGAAAACGCCATCGACGCCATCGACGGCGTTGAGGGCCACGAGATCGGCCTGAGCTTCCATCACCACGACGATCAATTACACTGTATCGTCAGCGACGACGGCCCCGGCATCGATCCGGTGATCGGCGCGCGCATCTTCGAACACGGATTTTCTACCAAGGGAACGGGACGCGGCATTGGCCTGGCGCTGATCCGCAGCCATCTGGAGAAACTGGGCGGCAGCATCGATTTCGAATCCGAACCGGGCGAGCTGACCCAATTTTTCGTGCACCTTCCCTATCAGGCCAAGAGCAGAGCCCATGATTAA
- a CDS encoding class I fructose-bisphosphate aldolase gives MQLSSKVRMNRLFNNGKCLDVAIDHGIANEPDFLIGLEDIERVMGNLIAARPDAIQVNYGQADLLQRAPQREKPALVMRTDVGNAYNAARHREMWAVLHNPEAPILAALQMDAAAVVVNLYMIPDEPGIFRQCVENIGRLRHACDQYAMPLMIEPLVMAPAGQGAAYGSLGDVEKIVPLVRLARELGADIIKADPTERVEDFHRVVEAARCPTLVRGGGKGELGPVLEKSAALMAQGASGMVYGRNVYQHSNPSQVVRALMAIIHQGASGQQALEIYHQQ, from the coding sequence ATGCAGCTCAGCAGTAAGGTGCGGATGAACCGCCTGTTCAACAACGGCAAGTGCCTGGACGTGGCGATCGATCACGGCATCGCCAACGAACCGGATTTCTTGATCGGCCTGGAAGATATCGAACGGGTGATGGGCAACCTGATCGCCGCGCGCCCCGACGCCATTCAGGTCAACTACGGCCAGGCGGATCTGCTGCAGCGCGCGCCGCAGCGCGAAAAACCGGCGCTGGTGATGCGCACCGACGTCGGCAACGCCTATAACGCCGCGCGCCACCGCGAAATGTGGGCGGTGCTGCACAACCCGGAGGCGCCGATCCTCGCGGCGCTGCAAATGGACGCCGCCGCGGTGGTGGTCAATCTGTATATGATCCCGGATGAGCCCGGCATTTTCCGCCAGTGCGTGGAAAACATCGGCCGCCTGCGCCACGCCTGCGATCAATACGCCATGCCGCTGATGATCGAACCGCTGGTGATGGCCCCGGCCGGCCAGGGCGCCGCCTACGGCTCGCTCGGCGACGTGGAGAAGATCGTGCCGCTGGTGCGGCTGGCGCGCGAGCTGGGCGCCGACATCATCAAGGCCGACCCGACCGAGCGGGTGGAAGACTTCCACCGCGTGGTGGAAGCGGCGCGCTGCCCGACGCTGGTGCGCGGCGGCGGCAAGGGGGAGCTGGGGCCGGTGCTGGAGAAATCCGCCGCGCTGATGGCCCAGGGTGCCTCCGGCATGGTCTACGGCCGCAACGTCTATCAACACAGCAATCCGTCGCAGGTGGTGCGCGCGTTGATGGCAATCATCCATCAGGGCGCCAGCGGCCAACAGGCGCTGGAGATCTACCACCAGCAGTGA
- a CDS encoding sugar ABC transporter substrate-binding protein — protein sequence MKLKKLIAASVLMCMLPASVLAKDIKIGVSMAYFDDNFLTILRQSMQNKMKADGNVSGQFEDAKGDIAQQIQQIENFVSQGVDAIILNPVDTQGVKPMIKLAEKAKIPLVFVNRKPEVALPAGMAYVGSDSKLAGKLQMEALAKLMNGKGNVMILMGELSSEATRDRTRGVEEVAANYPGIKIVDKQTAKFFRKEAVDVTTDWILSGQQIDAIASNNDEMAIGAILALKQAKKSGVLVAGVDGTPDALEFIKKGDLALSVFQDAKGQGEGAVQTAVQLVKGEKVESNVLIPYQLITQANYQQFADKNKK from the coding sequence ATGAAGCTGAAGAAACTGATCGCCGCCTCGGTACTGATGTGCATGCTGCCGGCCAGCGTGTTGGCGAAAGACATCAAGATCGGCGTTTCCATGGCTTACTTCGATGACAACTTCCTCACCATTCTGCGCCAGTCGATGCAAAACAAAATGAAGGCCGACGGCAACGTCAGCGGCCAGTTCGAAGACGCCAAGGGCGACATCGCGCAGCAAATTCAACAAATCGAAAACTTCGTCAGCCAGGGCGTCGACGCCATCATCCTCAACCCGGTGGATACCCAGGGCGTCAAGCCGATGATCAAGCTGGCCGAGAAGGCCAAGATCCCGCTGGTGTTCGTCAACCGCAAGCCGGAAGTGGCGCTGCCGGCCGGCATGGCCTACGTCGGCTCCGACTCCAAGCTGGCCGGCAAGCTGCAGATGGAAGCGCTGGCCAAGCTGATGAACGGCAAGGGCAACGTGATGATCCTGATGGGCGAGCTGTCGAGTGAAGCCACGCGCGACCGCACCCGCGGCGTGGAAGAGGTGGCGGCCAACTATCCCGGCATCAAAATAGTCGATAAGCAAACCGCCAAGTTCTTCCGCAAAGAGGCGGTGGACGTTACCACCGACTGGATTTTGTCCGGCCAGCAGATAGACGCCATCGCCTCCAACAACGACGAAATGGCCATCGGCGCTATTTTGGCGCTGAAGCAGGCCAAGAAATCCGGCGTGCTGGTGGCCGGCGTTGACGGCACGCCGGACGCGCTGGAGTTCATCAAGAAGGGCGATCTGGCGTTGAGCGTGTTCCAGGACGCCAAAGGCCAGGGCGAAGGCGCGGTGCAGACCGCCGTTCAACTGGTGAAAGGCGAGAAAGTGGAAAGCAACGTGCTGATCCCTTACCAGCTGATCACCCAGGCCAATTACCAGCAATTCGCCGATAAAAACAAGAAATAA
- a CDS encoding sugar ABC transporter ATP-binding protein has translation MYPYVLEAEGISKQFPGVKALDKVSIKIKPGSVHALMGENGAGKSTLMKCLIGIYHPDEGSIKIKGRPVTFSDTLQALHSGISMIHQELNLVPYMTVAENIWLGREPARLGFVNHEQLNEQTRELLARLNIKLQPETLVGELSIANQQMVEIAKAVSYNADVLIMDEPTSALTEGEVVHLFAIIRELREQGKGIIYISHKMDEIFAITDEVSIFRDGTFIACDKTENLTKQSLITMMVGRELTQMFPKFNNNIGEEVLRVAGLRRSGWFHDVSFSVKRGEILGVAGLVGAGRSEVMESLFGMHPADGGEIFIEGQAVKVDSPAKAIESGLAFLTEDRKKSGLFLVLSVVENMSIVNLSEYIGKNGFVSHVQMAKDCMDQIKKLNIKTPTMDQIINNLSGGNQQKVLIARWLLAQPKILILDEPTRGIDVGAKAEIYRLISELANRGVAIILVSSELPEILGMSDRVMVMHGGRITGILDKDDADQEKILALASE, from the coding sequence ATGTACCCTTATGTTCTTGAGGCCGAAGGCATCAGCAAGCAGTTCCCCGGCGTCAAAGCGCTGGATAAGGTCTCGATTAAAATCAAACCCGGCAGCGTGCACGCGCTGATGGGGGAAAACGGCGCGGGCAAATCGACGCTGATGAAATGCCTGATCGGCATCTACCACCCGGACGAAGGCTCGATCAAAATCAAAGGCCGGCCGGTCACCTTCAGCGATACGCTGCAGGCGCTGCATTCGGGTATTTCCATGATTCACCAGGAGCTGAACCTGGTGCCCTACATGACGGTGGCGGAAAACATCTGGCTGGGGCGCGAACCGGCGCGGCTGGGGTTCGTCAACCACGAACAGCTGAACGAACAGACCCGCGAACTGCTGGCGCGGCTGAACATCAAACTGCAGCCGGAAACGCTGGTGGGCGAGCTGAGCATCGCCAACCAACAGATGGTGGAGATTGCCAAGGCGGTATCCTACAACGCCGACGTGCTGATCATGGATGAACCGACCTCGGCGCTGACCGAAGGCGAAGTGGTGCACCTGTTCGCCATCATTCGCGAGCTGCGCGAGCAAGGCAAAGGCATCATCTATATCAGCCACAAGATGGATGAGATCTTCGCCATCACCGACGAAGTGAGCATTTTCCGCGACGGCACCTTCATCGCCTGCGACAAAACCGAAAACCTGACCAAACAGTCGCTGATCACCATGATGGTGGGGCGCGAACTGACGCAGATGTTCCCCAAATTCAACAACAATATCGGCGAGGAAGTGCTGCGGGTGGCGGGGCTGCGCCGCAGCGGCTGGTTCCATGACGTATCGTTTAGCGTCAAGCGCGGCGAGATCCTCGGCGTTGCCGGGCTGGTGGGCGCCGGGCGCAGCGAAGTGATGGAGAGCCTGTTCGGCATGCACCCGGCGGACGGCGGCGAGATCTTTATCGAAGGCCAGGCGGTGAAAGTGGATTCCCCGGCGAAGGCGATCGAGAGCGGGCTGGCGTTCCTCACCGAAGACCGCAAGAAATCCGGCCTGTTTCTGGTGCTGTCGGTGGTCGAGAACATGAGCATCGTCAACCTGTCGGAATACATCGGCAAGAACGGTTTCGTCAGCCACGTGCAGATGGCCAAAGACTGCATGGATCAGATTAAAAAGCTCAACATCAAAACGCCGACCATGGATCAGATCATCAATAACCTCAGCGGCGGCAACCAGCAGAAGGTCTTGATCGCGCGCTGGCTGCTGGCGCAGCCGAAAATCCTGATCCTCGATGAACCGACGCGCGGTATCGACGTGGGGGCGAAAGCGGAAATTTACCGCCTGATCAGCGAGCTGGCCAACCGCGGCGTCGCCATCATTCTGGTTTCCTCCGAGCTGCCGGAGATCCTCGGCATGAGCGACCGGGTGATGGTGATGCACGGCGGCCGCATCACCGGCATTTTGGACAAAGACGACGCGGACCAGGAGAAGATCCTGGCGCTGGCCTCAGAATAA
- a CDS encoding ABC transporter permease, whose product MSNVKIEKPLSADSTGKGTLFSGLSGKMPKDTGIFIVMIGIALIFEILGWYMRDQSFLLNPNRLLLIVLQVAIIGIIAVGVTQVIITTGIDLSSGSLIALTAVVAASLAQTSDSISPMYPGLLDLPAAIPIGAGIGVGIVCGFINGFLITRTGIPPFIATLGMMVSARGLAQYYTKGNPVSFLSDGFTSIGQGAMPVIIFLVIAVIFHIALKHTRYGKYIYAIGGNMTSARVSGINVNKYLVTVYTIAGGLAGLAGVVLAARVSSGQSSMGMSYELDAIAAAVIGGSSLMGGVGRITGTLIGAVILGLIKSGFTFIGVDSYIQDIIKGVIIVAAVSIDMRRNRKKH is encoded by the coding sequence ATGAGTAACGTAAAGATTGAGAAGCCGCTCTCCGCCGATTCAACGGGCAAGGGAACGCTGTTCTCCGGGCTGAGCGGCAAAATGCCGAAGGATACCGGTATCTTCATCGTGATGATCGGCATCGCGCTGATCTTCGAAATCCTCGGCTGGTACATGCGCGATCAGTCATTCCTGCTGAACCCGAACCGCCTGCTGCTGATCGTGCTGCAGGTGGCGATCATCGGCATCATCGCGGTGGGCGTCACCCAGGTGATCATCACCACCGGCATCGATCTCTCCTCCGGCTCGCTGATTGCGCTGACTGCGGTAGTGGCGGCCAGCCTGGCGCAGACCTCGGACAGCATCTCGCCGATGTATCCGGGGCTGCTCGATCTGCCGGCGGCGATCCCGATCGGCGCGGGGATCGGGGTGGGCATCGTCTGCGGCTTTATCAACGGCTTCCTGATCACCCGCACCGGCATTCCGCCGTTCATCGCCACGCTGGGGATGATGGTGTCGGCGCGCGGCCTGGCGCAGTACTACACCAAGGGCAACCCGGTCAGCTTCCTGTCGGACGGCTTCACGTCAATCGGCCAGGGCGCGATGCCGGTGATCATCTTCCTGGTGATTGCGGTGATCTTCCATATCGCACTCAAGCACACCCGCTACGGCAAATACATCTACGCCATCGGCGGCAACATGACCTCGGCGCGGGTTTCCGGCATCAACGTCAATAAGTACCTGGTGACGGTTTACACCATCGCCGGCGGCCTGGCGGGGTTGGCGGGCGTGGTGCTGGCGGCGCGCGTCAGCAGCGGCCAGTCGAGCATGGGGATGTCCTACGAGCTGGACGCCATCGCCGCGGCGGTGATCGGCGGCAGCAGCCTGATGGGCGGCGTCGGGCGCATCACCGGCACGTTGATCGGCGCGGTGATCCTCGGCCTGATCAAAAGCGGCTTCACCTTTATCGGCGTCGATTCTTACATTCAGGACATCATCAAAGGCGTGATTATCGTCGCCGCCGTGTCGATCGACATGCGGCGCAACCGCAAAAAACACTGA
- a CDS encoding sugar ABC transporter substrate-binding protein, translating into MNYLKGLWLAVALCASTPAWAQTIGVSMAYFDQNFLTIIRQAIDKEAKARGITVQFEDARGDVGRQTDQVQSFISAGVDAIIVDPVNSASTPVMTKMVQAAGVPLVYVNRTPGDAKLPQGVVFVGSDERESGTLQMEELARLAGYQGNVAVMIGNLTDAGALQRTKDVEQVVSKYPKMKVVQKQSANYSRSEGMDLMMNWLTNGEAIDIVAANNDEMAIGAIMALQQAGKADKKVLIGGIDATPDGLKALASGKMQVTVFQDAVGQGKASVDVAQRMINGEKLEPYYWIPFELVTPATMQKYAARP; encoded by the coding sequence ATGAATTACCTGAAAGGGCTGTGGCTGGCGGTGGCGCTGTGCGCGTCTACCCCGGCATGGGCGCAAACCATCGGCGTGTCGATGGCCTATTTCGACCAGAACTTCCTCACCATCATCCGCCAGGCGATCGACAAGGAGGCCAAGGCGCGCGGCATCACCGTGCAGTTTGAGGACGCACGCGGCGACGTCGGCCGTCAGACCGATCAGGTGCAGAGCTTTATCAGCGCCGGGGTGGACGCGATTATCGTCGATCCGGTCAACTCGGCCAGCACGCCGGTGATGACCAAAATGGTCCAGGCCGCCGGCGTGCCGCTGGTGTACGTGAACCGCACGCCGGGCGACGCCAAACTGCCGCAGGGCGTGGTGTTCGTCGGCTCCGACGAGCGGGAATCCGGCACGCTGCAGATGGAAGAGCTGGCGCGGCTGGCCGGCTATCAGGGCAACGTGGCGGTGATGATCGGCAACCTGACCGACGCCGGCGCGCTGCAGCGCACCAAAGACGTGGAGCAGGTGGTGAGCAAGTACCCGAAAATGAAGGTGGTGCAGAAGCAGAGCGCCAACTATTCACGCAGTGAAGGTATGGACCTGATGATGAACTGGCTGACCAACGGCGAAGCGATCGACATCGTCGCCGCCAACAACGACGAGATGGCGATCGGCGCAATCATGGCGCTGCAGCAGGCGGGCAAGGCGGACAAGAAAGTGCTGATCGGCGGCATCGACGCCACGCCGGACGGCCTCAAGGCGCTGGCCTCCGGCAAGATGCAGGTCACGGTGTTCCAGGACGCGGTCGGGCAGGGCAAAGCCTCGGTCGATGTGGCGCAGCGCATGATCAACGGTGAAAAGCTCGAGCCGTATTACTGGATCCCGTTCGAGCTGGTGACGCCGGCCACGATGCAGAAGTATGCGGCCAGGCCGTGA
- a CDS encoding SDR family oxidoreductase — translation MNALNGKVAVIGGASSGIGRAAALLFARQGAALVLGARRERLLAELVEDIRREGGRALAVAGDVRDEAFAERLTATAVDEFGGLDIAFNNAGTLGPLGPSLALTAPEWREVLETNLSSAYYGAKYQIPAMLARGAGSVIFTSTFVGHTAAFPGTAAYAAGKSGLIGLTQALAVEFGGRGIRVNALLPGGTDTAMGRQMSNTPEALAQVADLHALKRLAMPEEIAQAALYLASDASSFVTGTAMLVDGGVSIQRG, via the coding sequence ATGAACGCATTGAACGGCAAGGTGGCGGTGATCGGCGGCGCCAGTTCGGGGATCGGCAGGGCGGCGGCGCTGCTGTTCGCCCGCCAGGGGGCTGCGCTGGTGTTGGGGGCGCGGCGCGAGCGGCTGTTGGCGGAGCTGGTGGAGGACATTCGGCGCGAGGGCGGCCGGGCGCTCGCGGTGGCGGGCGACGTGCGCGATGAAGCCTTCGCCGAACGGCTGACGGCGACGGCGGTCGACGAATTCGGCGGGCTGGATATCGCCTTCAACAACGCCGGCACGTTGGGGCCGCTGGGGCCGTCGCTGGCGCTCACCGCGCCAGAATGGCGCGAGGTGCTGGAAACCAATCTGTCGAGCGCCTACTACGGCGCCAAATATCAAATCCCCGCCATGCTGGCGCGCGGCGCGGGCTCGGTGATTTTCACCTCCACCTTCGTCGGCCACACCGCGGCGTTTCCCGGCACGGCGGCCTATGCGGCCGGCAAGTCGGGGCTGATCGGCCTGACGCAGGCGCTGGCGGTGGAGTTCGGCGGGCGCGGCATTCGGGTGAACGCACTGCTGCCGGGCGGCACCGATACGGCGATGGGCCGGCAGATGAGCAATACCCCGGAGGCGCTGGCGCAGGTGGCCGATCTGCACGCGCTGAAGCGGCTGGCGATGCCGGAGGAGATCGCGCAGGCGGCGCTGTATCTGGCGTCTGACGCTTCCTCATTTGTCACCGGCACCGCGATGCTGGTGGACGGTGGCGTGTCCATCCAGCGCGGCTGA